From a single Larimichthys crocea isolate SSNF chromosome XIII, L_crocea_2.0, whole genome shotgun sequence genomic region:
- the jtb gene encoding protein JTB: MESDCRIPMACCRPRVLVLHALFWGLVSLRVFGAALLSDERTSVVKAVVAPCWLLEDFVVTTECLQCNAFQTRTWSACGATGYVERVNCTKSNRDEHKSCRSTVMEEHLFWKFEAAMLALTALFGVLVVVRQRWLDRLASEKVRRQIESI; encoded by the exons ATGGAGAGCGACTGTCGGATTCCCATGGCCTGCTGTCGGCCTCGAGTGCTCGTCCTCCACGCTCTGTTCTGGGGCCTCGTGTCGCTCAG GGTCTTTGGAGCGGCTCTGCTGAGTGATGAGAGAACCTCAG TGGTGAAAGCGGTGgtcgccccctgctggctgcTGGAGGACTTCGTAGTGACCACAGAGTGTTTGCAGTGTAACGCCTTCCAGACT aggaCGTGGTCAGCGTGCGGAGCGACGGGATACGTGGAGCGAGTCAACTGCACCAAATCCAACAGGGACGAGCACAAGag CTGTCGCTCCACTGTGATGGAGGAGCATCTCTTCTGGAAGTTTGAGGCGGCCATGTTGGCTCTGACAGCTCTGTTCGGCGTCCTGGTGGTTGTCCGTCAACGCTGGCTCGACCGGCTTGCCTCCGAGAAGGTCCGGCGCCAGATCGAGTCCATCTAG